Proteins from a single region of Argopecten irradians isolate NY chromosome 7, Ai_NY, whole genome shotgun sequence:
- the LOC138327164 gene encoding uncharacterized protein, producing the protein MQLSNNTLANNEPGPDDSPLERTWLHADEVYTCGICVERGWEDDEDHGILWVGCDNEGCGRWFHRTCLPTEEHASVDLSLLTEGTWHCHTCSNTQQSISDSHHITNILDEEDVTLNPFTEDLICQVCMCGSSSVCQNDRTLFWATCCCNKIYHQYCLPKTVLRHRLDMWTVFIVFNPYLNNDEI; encoded by the exons ATGCAGTTGTCAAACAATACATTG GCTAACAACGAACCGGGCCCTGATGATTCACCTTTGGAACGGACATGGTTGCATGCAGATGAGGTATATACATGTGGTATTTGCGTAGAAAGAGGTTGGGAAGATGATGAGGATCATGGTATCTTGTGGGTCGGCTGTGACAATGAGGGATGTGGCCGCTGGTTTCACAGGACATGTTTGCCGACTGAGGAACATGCATCTGTTGATCTAAGCTTGCTTACTGAAGGCACTTGGCACTGCCATACTTGTTCCAATACACAACAGTCTATATCTGATAGCCATCACATCACAAATATTTTGGATGAGGAAGACGTCACACTGAATCCCTTTACAGAGGATCTCATTTGTCAAGTCTGTATGTGTGGAAGTTCCTCAGTCTGTCAAAATGATAGGACACTCTTTTGGGCAACCTGTTGTTGTAACAAGATTTACCATCAATATTGTCTTCCAAAAACAGTTCTACGGCACAGACTGGATATGTGGACAGTGTTCATAGTGTTTAATCCATACCTGAATAATGATGAAATATAA